The Lepeophtheirus salmonis chromosome 1, UVic_Lsal_1.4, whole genome shotgun sequence genome has a segment encoding these proteins:
- the LOC121120569 gene encoding transcription factor MafA, translating to MMNNYFSLIDKYHFPPIAPHPPFRSSNNGYNDISNSSETSSLCSSKDFISSGTNGLLGEGSRTPRPIPEIGITDEQLITIKTKQLNRLLKGVSKERQREIKYERRTLKNRGYADSSRKKRLLEKEFLEKKLQDIDAEIEEKKSQIGQFKQDICNYEIKCDALLRTLDPLPGGHEFKENIRKLALEKVPNSNDKMREIVMHLGISTKFSRPG from the exons atgatgaataattattttagtctGATTGACAAATATCACTTTCCTCCAATTGCTCCTCATCCGCCATTCCGGAGTAGCAATAATGGGTACAACGATATTAGCAATAGTAGTGAAACAAGTAGTCTTTGCTCTTCCAAAg attttatttcttctggTACAAATGG CCTTCTTGGTGAAGGAAGTCGAACGCCGCGTCCCATTCCGGAAATAGGAATAACTGACGAACAACTCATTACAATCAAAACCAAACAATTAAATAGACTCCTCAAAGGTGTCTCAAAAGAAAGACAAagggaaataaaatatgaaagacGGACTCTTAAAAACCGTGGCTATGCGGATAGTAgtcgaaaaaaaagattattagaGAAGGAATTTCTTGAAAAGAAACTACAGGACATTGATGCGGAAATTGAGGAAAAGAAATCTCAGATTGGACAGTTTAAACAAGATATAtgcaattatgaaattaaatg tgATGCACTCCTACGAACCTTGGATCCCCTTCCAGGAGGCCATGAGTTTAAAGAAAACATACGAAAACTAGCGTTAGAAAAAGTTCcaaattcaaatgataaaatgagAGAAATTGTGATGCATCTAGGGATCTCTACCAAGTTCAGTCGACCGGGATAG